One region of Micromonospora ureilytica genomic DNA includes:
- a CDS encoding Gfo/Idh/MocA family protein translates to MPPTGVGIIGASTSGWASIAHVPAIAATPEFALRAVSTSRPSSAEAAAARYGVPAYHDHRDLIMHPGVDLVVVAVKVTEHFKLISAALDAGKMVYSEWPLGNGLAEAQQLADRAAKAGIRTVVGLQGRYAPEVRYARDLIRDGYVGKVLGTTMVGSGMVWGGDVADPSQAYWFDNANGATPLTSATLHALDPLHFVLGEFGSVAANLVVGRKQATLATDGSTVPVTVPDQVSVIGTLDGGAAASIFYRGGVSRGDNFRWEINGSEGDLVLTAGWGNMQVAELTLAGGRGADSAVQPLEVPASYLDGVPAELSRSAAGGVARLYRQLARELADGTRTVPDFAHALGRHRLIDVIERASATGTTQALGPSRMMRSQA, encoded by the coding sequence ATGCCCCCGACCGGCGTCGGCATCATCGGCGCGAGCACCAGCGGATGGGCCTCCATCGCACACGTGCCCGCCATCGCCGCAACACCCGAGTTCGCCCTTCGCGCGGTGAGCACCTCCCGTCCGAGCAGCGCCGAGGCCGCAGCCGCCAGGTACGGCGTGCCCGCCTACCACGACCACCGGGACCTGATCATGCATCCCGGTGTCGACCTCGTCGTCGTGGCGGTGAAGGTCACCGAGCATTTCAAGCTCATCTCCGCGGCCCTGGACGCGGGCAAGATGGTCTACAGCGAGTGGCCGCTGGGCAATGGCCTGGCCGAGGCCCAGCAGTTGGCAGATCGGGCCGCGAAGGCGGGCATCCGCACGGTGGTCGGGCTCCAGGGGCGGTACGCCCCCGAGGTCCGGTACGCCCGGGACCTGATTCGCGACGGGTATGTCGGCAAGGTGCTCGGCACCACGATGGTCGGCTCGGGGATGGTCTGGGGTGGTGATGTCGCCGACCCCAGCCAGGCGTACTGGTTCGACAACGCCAACGGCGCCACTCCGCTCACCTCGGCCACCCTGCACGCGCTCGACCCGCTGCACTTCGTCCTCGGTGAGTTCGGCTCGGTGGCCGCGAACCTCGTCGTCGGTCGCAAGCAGGCGACGCTCGCGACGGACGGCAGCACCGTCCCGGTCACCGTGCCGGACCAGGTCTCGGTGATCGGCACCCTCGACGGCGGCGCGGCGGCGTCCATCTTCTACCGGGGCGGGGTGTCCCGTGGGGACAACTTCCGGTGGGAGATCAACGGCAGCGAGGGCGACCTGGTGCTGACCGCCGGCTGGGGCAACATGCAGGTCGCCGAACTCACCCTCGCCGGAGGCCGGGGCGCCGACAGCGCCGTCCAACCACTGGAGGTGCCGGCTTCCTACCTGGACGGCGTGCCCGCCGAGCTGAGTCGTTCCGCGGCCGGAGGTGTGGCGCGGCTCTACCGGCAGCTCGCTCGGGAGTTGGCTGACGGCACCCGGACCGTCCCGGACTTCGCGCACGCCCTCGGCCGGCACCGGCTCATCGACGTGATCGAGCGGGCCTCCGCCACCGGCACGACCCAGGCCCTTGGCCCAAGCCGAATGATGAGGAGTCAGGCATGA
- a CDS encoding NADP-dependent oxidoreductase: MRAVGLLRYGGPEVLRVVELPTPHAGPGEVRIRVRAAAVNPADTLIRAGMTPVRLRGGDPLLPGQDIAGIIDEVGSGVSGALAPGDLVMAMVNPTREAGGGYAEWVVLPESWVVPAPAGVSPAEAATLPLNGLTALHALDQLRLSSGRTLAVTGAAGAVGGYAVQLAKAAGHRVLADAAPGDAELVAALGADVTVARGPGVADRFREYAPDGVDAAVDAALLGSALLPAVRAGGAVALLRGGPDPALRAQADQRRIDMVSAYVHEYDGRRDKLDLLRRLAEEGALTLRVAGRFPPEEAARAHQLLEAGGVRGRLVIEF, translated from the coding sequence ATGAGAGCGGTCGGACTGCTGCGCTACGGCGGGCCGGAGGTGCTGCGGGTGGTCGAGCTTCCGACGCCGCACGCCGGCCCAGGTGAGGTCCGCATCCGGGTACGCGCCGCGGCGGTCAACCCCGCGGACACCCTGATCCGGGCTGGCATGACGCCGGTGCGGCTCCGCGGCGGCGACCCGCTGCTGCCCGGCCAGGACATCGCCGGCATCATCGACGAGGTGGGCTCCGGGGTCAGTGGTGCTCTCGCCCCGGGCGACCTGGTGATGGCCATGGTCAATCCCACCCGGGAGGCCGGAGGCGGGTACGCCGAGTGGGTCGTGCTCCCGGAGAGCTGGGTGGTGCCCGCGCCGGCGGGCGTCTCACCCGCCGAGGCAGCCACCCTGCCGTTGAACGGGTTGACTGCCCTGCACGCACTGGACCAGCTGCGGCTGTCGTCCGGCCGTACCCTCGCGGTGACCGGCGCGGCCGGCGCGGTCGGCGGGTACGCCGTGCAGCTCGCCAAGGCCGCCGGTCACCGGGTGTTGGCCGACGCGGCACCGGGCGACGCCGAACTGGTCGCCGCGCTCGGCGCCGACGTGACGGTGGCCCGAGGCCCGGGGGTTGCCGACCGCTTCCGGGAGTACGCCCCGGACGGGGTGGACGCCGCTGTCGACGCCGCGTTGCTCGGCAGCGCGCTGCTGCCGGCGGTGCGCGCGGGTGGTGCCGTCGCGCTGCTGCGCGGCGGGCCCGATCCGGCGCTGCGGGCACAGGCCGACCAGCGGAGGATCGACATGGTGTCCGCGTACGTGCACGAGTACGACGGGCGCCGCGACAAGCTCGACCTGCTTCGGCGGCTCGCCGAGGAGGGTGCGCTGACCCTGCGGGTCGCCGGCCGGTTCCCACCGGAGGAGGCGGCCCGCGCCCATCAGCTCCTGGAAGCGGGAGGGGTACGCGGCCGGCTGGTCATCGAGTTCTGA
- a CDS encoding TetR/AcrR family transcriptional regulator, producing MTRRAAEIRLDALLRTACDVIVERGLANTRTADVANAAGVSQALVFYHFATKERLLAQAFAYAVEQDLARLDVVTRSSAPPLTKLRRILKLYTPAGRATSWSMWIDGWSESLRTPELEKVSRRLDLRWRQDLAAVITAGVADGTFQCADPDGAAWRISAVMDGLAVQLAVHDRVISRRQFGEWVRLVTARELGLDLTDLD from the coding sequence GTGACGAGACGTGCGGCCGAGATCCGCCTGGATGCCCTGCTGCGCACCGCCTGTGACGTGATCGTGGAGCGCGGTCTGGCCAACACCCGGACGGCGGACGTGGCGAATGCCGCGGGCGTGAGTCAGGCGTTGGTTTTCTACCACTTCGCCACCAAGGAGCGGTTGCTCGCGCAAGCCTTCGCGTACGCGGTCGAACAGGACCTGGCCCGACTGGACGTGGTGACCCGCTCCTCGGCCCCACCGCTGACCAAGCTCCGCCGGATCCTCAAGCTCTACACCCCGGCCGGGCGGGCGACCTCCTGGTCGATGTGGATCGACGGCTGGTCCGAGTCGCTGCGTACCCCCGAGTTGGAGAAGGTCTCCCGGCGGCTCGACCTGCGCTGGCGGCAGGACCTGGCCGCGGTGATCACCGCCGGGGTGGCCGACGGCACCTTCCAGTGCGCCGACCCCGACGGGGCCGCCTGGCGGATCAGCGCGGTGATGGACGGCCTTGCCGTCCAACTCGCCGTGCACGACCGGGTGATCTCCCGCCGGCAGTTCGGCGAGTGGGTCCGGCTGGTCACCGCCCGAGAGCTCGGCCTGGACCTGACCGACCTGGACTGA
- a CDS encoding GNAT family N-acetyltransferase, which produces MESLDTVLAAHRAYLLGWNIGVAGGPDLPTYRSEVPHAPLNGVLRVVGRTPQDALAEARKRLHGVPRIWWVGPDSDAGTAAGLTSLGAVEVARMPIMTVGIGEAADVPAPAGVHIAETTDLAAFVPAYARVSGIPADGVAATIEREKAFTGDGTVLRLVGRLDDGRVVATAVAWISHGLVTLYFVGTQPEQRRRGIGAAMTRAALDLAAERGARTAALTSSAVGESVYRGLGFRPVGEFRLLTF; this is translated from the coding sequence ATGGAGTCTCTCGACACGGTGCTGGCCGCGCACCGCGCGTACCTGCTCGGCTGGAACATCGGCGTCGCCGGAGGGCCGGACCTCCCGACCTACCGCAGCGAGGTGCCGCACGCACCCCTCAACGGCGTGTTGCGGGTGGTCGGGCGCACACCGCAGGACGCGCTGGCCGAGGCCCGGAAGCGCCTGCACGGCGTACCCCGGATCTGGTGGGTTGGCCCGGACAGCGACGCCGGCACCGCAGCCGGTCTGACCTCCCTCGGCGCGGTGGAGGTCGCCCGCATGCCGATCATGACGGTGGGGATCGGGGAGGCGGCCGATGTTCCGGCTCCCGCCGGCGTGCACATCGCCGAGACCACCGACCTCGCCGCGTTCGTTCCGGCCTACGCCCGGGTGTCCGGAATCCCGGCGGACGGCGTGGCGGCGACGATCGAACGGGAGAAGGCGTTCACCGGCGACGGCACCGTGCTCCGGCTGGTCGGCCGCCTCGACGACGGTCGGGTCGTCGCAACGGCCGTCGCCTGGATCAGCCACGGTCTGGTGACGCTCTACTTCGTCGGCACCCAGCCCGAACAGCGCCGCAGGGGCATCGGCGCGGCCATGACCAGGGCCGCCCTCGATCTGGCCGCCGAGCGGGGTGCCCGCACCGCCGCCCTCACCTCGTCGGCCGTCGGCGAGTCGGTCTACCGCGGCCTCGGTTTCCGGCCGGTGGGCGAGTTCCGCCTGTTGACCTTCTGA
- a CDS encoding DUF6458 family protein, with translation MGIGTSIFLIALGAILTFALDASVGGINLDVVGWILMGAGVLGLIMTTLIWGRRRQVVTTTEQPVEYQRVEERRDIAPPL, from the coding sequence GTGGGTATCGGCACCAGCATCTTTCTGATCGCGCTCGGCGCGATCCTCACCTTCGCCCTCGACGCCAGCGTCGGCGGCATCAACCTCGACGTGGTCGGCTGGATCCTGATGGGCGCCGGCGTGCTCGGCCTGATCATGACCACGCTGATCTGGGGTCGCCGCCGACAGGTCGTGACCACCACCGAGCAGCCGGTGGAGTACCAGCGGGTCGAGGAGCGGCGGGACATCGCGCCTCCGCTGTGA
- a CDS encoding winged helix-turn-helix domain-containing protein, protein MSVRERMVRRLDGLGTLVICADLAELQAMIGGPIISGPARVATSPTASATAPAPVAVDPAAVAPAVGVAGRISLGDLTIDPLDHRVTWRGEPLALTRLERNLLTQLATAPVGVWTYERLFESVWGCAFLGDTSILHSAVKRLRRKLRAADDRLRVHTVRSIGYRLSVD, encoded by the coding sequence GTGTCGGTGCGCGAGCGGATGGTCCGGCGCCTGGACGGCCTCGGCACCCTGGTGATCTGCGCCGACCTCGCGGAGTTGCAGGCGATGATCGGCGGGCCGATCATCAGCGGGCCGGCGCGGGTCGCCACCTCCCCCACCGCGTCCGCGACCGCCCCCGCTCCGGTCGCCGTCGACCCCGCCGCAGTCGCCCCAGCCGTCGGCGTGGCCGGCCGGATCAGCCTCGGTGACCTCACCATCGACCCGCTCGACCACAGGGTGACGTGGCGCGGAGAACCGCTGGCCCTGACCCGACTCGAACGCAACCTGCTCACCCAACTCGCCACCGCACCGGTCGGAGTCTGGACGTACGAGAGGCTCTTCGAATCGGTCTGGGGCTGCGCGTTCCTCGGCGACACGTCGATCCTGCACTCGGCAGTGAAGCGGTTACGTCGCAAACTGCGCGCCGCCGACGACAGGTTGCGCGTACACACCGTTCGGAGCATCGGCTACCGGCTCAGCGTCGACTGA
- a CDS encoding TetR/AcrR family transcriptional regulator, translating to MARTREFDLDAAVIAAMNVFRSKGYEGTSMRDLSEATGLGSGSIYAAFGSKDGLYLAVLDLYRQRYATPIVDLLRSGNDARAVIREVFIGAVDDITGDGRHLSCLIVGASMERAHQDVRVADRLRSTTQSLELALYDLLAEAQVRGQITTDRSATDLAGFLVTSLQGLRVMGAINPDRAALTRYAEVALTCLD from the coding sequence ATGGCCCGTACCCGTGAGTTCGACCTCGACGCCGCGGTCATCGCTGCCATGAATGTGTTCCGGAGCAAGGGCTACGAGGGCACCTCGATGCGCGATCTCTCCGAGGCGACCGGCTTGGGCAGCGGGTCGATCTATGCCGCGTTCGGCAGTAAGGACGGCCTCTACCTGGCGGTGCTCGATCTGTACCGGCAGCGCTACGCCACACCGATTGTCGATCTGCTGCGCTCGGGCAACGACGCGCGAGCGGTCATCCGTGAGGTGTTCATCGGCGCGGTGGACGACATCACCGGCGACGGCCGGCACCTCTCCTGCCTCATCGTCGGGGCGTCGATGGAGCGGGCGCACCAGGATGTGCGGGTGGCCGACCGGCTCCGCTCGACCACCCAGTCCCTGGAGTTGGCGCTCTACGACCTGCTCGCCGAGGCGCAGGTGCGGGGCCAGATCACCACTGACCGCAGCGCCACCGACCTGGCCGGCTTCCTGGTGACCAGCCTCCAGGGCCTGCGCGTCATGGGTGCCATCAACCCGGACCGGGCGGCACTGACGCGCTACGCCGAGGTCGCGCTCACCTGCCTGGACTGA
- a CDS encoding TIGR03086 family metal-binding protein, translating into MDLLDAYRRSLAEFVDRVDQIEPAQWSDPTPCSDWDVRTLVNHVVTEDRWSVPLLAGRTIDEVGNRLDGDQLGADPIATAREAAAQAEIAATHPGTIDRTVHLSGGDTPATEYLQQLLAEHLVHGWDVAVAIGAQPRLDPDAVHAAAQWFAGQLDTYRRNNLVHTGVRVPDDADEQDHLLAAFGRDPDWAPSP; encoded by the coding sequence ATGGATCTCCTGGACGCGTACCGCCGGAGCCTGGCCGAATTCGTCGACCGGGTGGACCAGATCGAGCCCGCCCAGTGGTCCGATCCGACGCCCTGCTCGGACTGGGACGTCCGCACGCTTGTCAACCACGTGGTGACCGAGGACCGGTGGAGCGTTCCGCTGCTCGCCGGCCGGACCATCGACGAGGTCGGCAACCGGCTCGACGGTGACCAGCTCGGCGCCGACCCGATCGCGACGGCGCGGGAGGCCGCCGCGCAGGCCGAGATCGCCGCCACCCACCCCGGCACGATCGACCGCACCGTGCACCTCTCCGGTGGCGACACCCCGGCCACCGAGTACCTCCAGCAACTCCTCGCCGAGCACCTCGTGCACGGCTGGGACGTGGCGGTGGCGATCGGCGCGCAGCCGCGGCTCGACCCGGACGCGGTGCACGCCGCCGCCCAGTGGTTCGCCGGCCAGCTCGACACCTACCGGCGCAACAACCTGGTCCACACCGGCGTACGGGTGCCCGACGACGCCGACGAGCAGGACCACCTGCTGGCCGCGTTCGGTCGCGACCCCGACTGGGCGCCGAGCCCCTGA